From Camelus dromedarius isolate mCamDro1 chromosome 2, mCamDro1.pat, whole genome shotgun sequence, one genomic window encodes:
- the GPR87 gene encoding G-protein coupled receptor 87 — protein sequence MNTTVNEFDTIVLPGLYLVIFVASILLNGLAVWIFFHIRNKTSFIFYLKNIVVADLIMTLTFPFRIVHDAGFGPWYFKFILCRYTSVLFYANMYTSIMFLGLISIDRYLKVVKPFGDSRMYSITFTKVLSICVWVLMAVLSLPNIILTNGQPTRENIHDCIQLKSPLGVKWHKAIVYVNSCLFVAVLVILIGCYIAISRYIHKSSRQFISQSSRKRKHNQSIRVVVAVFFTCFLPYHLCRIPFTFSNLDRLLDESAHKILYYCKEMTLFLSACNVCLDPIIYFFMCRSFSRRLFKKSNIRTRSESIRSLQSVRRSEVRIYYDYTDV from the coding sequence ATGAACACCACCGTTAACGAATTTGACACCATCGTCTTGCCTGGGCTCTACCTCGTTATATTTGTGGCAAGCATCCTGCTGAATGGTCTAGCCGTGTGGATCTTCTTCCACATTAGGAATAAAACTAGCTTCATATTTTATCTCAAAAACATAGTGGTCGCTGACCTCATAATGACGCTGACATTTCCCTTTCGAATAGTCCACGATGCAGGATTTGGACCCTGGTACTTCAAGTTTATCCTCTGCAGATACACTTCAGTCCTATTTTATGCAAACATGTATACTTCCATCATGTTTCTTGGGCTGATAAGTATCGACCGCTACCTGAAGGTGGTAAAGCCATTTGGCGACTCTCGCATGTACAGCATAACTTTTACGAAGGTTTTATCTATTTGTGTTTGGGTGCTCATGGCTGTTCTGTCCTTGCCAAACATCATTCTAACAAATGGTCAACCAACTAGGGAAAATATTCATGACTGCATCCAGCTTAAGAGTCCCTTGGGAGTGAAATGGCATAAGGCCATTGTCTATGTCAACAGCTGCCTGTTTGTGGCTGTGCTGGTGATACTGATCGGATGTTACATAGCCATATCCAGGTACATCCATAAATCCAGCCGGCAATTCATAAGCCAGTCGAGCCGAAAGCGAAAACATAACCAGAGCATCAGAGTGGTGGTGGCTGTGTTTTTTACCTGCTTTCTGCCCTATCACTTATGCAGGATTCCTTTTACTTTTAGTAACTTGGACAGACTTTTAGACGAATCGGCACACAAAATCCTGTATTACTGCAAAGAAATGACACTCTTCTTGTCCGCGTGCAACGTGTGCCTGGATCCAATAATTTACTTTTTCATGTGTCGCTCATTTTCAAGAAGGCtattcaagaaatcaaatatCAGAACCAGAAGCGAAAGCATCCGATCACTGCAAAGTGTCAGAAGATCAGAGGTCCGCATATACTATGATTATACTGATGTGTAA